GGCATGAAGTGCACCATCTACATGGGGGAGGTGGACATCCAGCGCCAGAAGATGAACGTGTTCCGCATGCGGCTCCTGGGCGCCGAAGTGGTCGCCGTGAAGAACGGTACGCGAACGTTGAAGGATGCCATCAGCGAGGCAATGCGCTCCTGGGTCACCTGCCTGGACGACACTCACTATCTGTTCGGCACGGCCTACGGGCCCCACCCGTATCCGGCCATCGTCAAGGACTTCCAGAGCGTCATCGGCCGGGAGGCGCGGGAGCAGATATTAGATAAAGAGGGCAGGCTCCCCGACGCCGTCGTGGCATGCGTGGGCGGCGGAAGCAACGCCATCGGCATCTTTTCCGGCTTCATCGACGACGAAGGGGTGCGGCTTATCGGGGTGGAGGCCGGGGGCTGCGGCATTTCCACAAAAAAACACGCGGCCCGCTTCCAGACGGGAAAGAAGGGCGTGCTACACGGCTCCTACACCTACATCCTCCAGGACCGCTATGGCCAGATCCTCGACACGCACAGCGTCTCGGCAGGATTAGATTATGCGGCCGTGGGGCCAGAGCACGCCTTACTGCGCGACGTGGGCCGGGCGGAGTACAGCTACGCCACGGACGACGAGGCCCTCGCCGCTTTTCAGGAGCTGGGCATGGTGGAGGGCATCCTGCCGGCGCTGGAGTCGGCGCACGCCGTGGCCTGGGCCATGAAGAACCGCGGAGACTTCAATAAAAGATCCGTCGTGGTCATCAACCTCTCGGGCAGGGGAGATAAGGACGTCGAAACGGTGGCTAAGCACATGGGGGTGTCGCTCTGAGGCTGGACGAAAAGTTCTCGGAGCTGAAGGAAAAGGGCGAGGGCGCCCTGCTCGCGTATATTACTTTAG
The Methanocella sp. genome window above contains:
- the trpB gene encoding tryptophan synthase subunit beta, whose product is MSSRYGEYGGTYVPEMLVPALQEVEAAYLRYKDDLSFRGELEAYLREYVGRPTPLTPAKNMSAKYGFNIYLKREDQAFTGAHKINNTMGQALLAKRMGKTRLIAETGAGQHGVATATAARALGMKCTIYMGEVDIQRQKMNVFRMRLLGAEVVAVKNGTRTLKDAISEAMRSWVTCLDDTHYLFGTAYGPHPYPAIVKDFQSVIGREAREQILDKEGRLPDAVVACVGGGSNAIGIFSGFIDDEGVRLIGVEAGGCGISTKKHAARFQTGKKGVLHGSYTYILQDRYGQILDTHSVSAGLDYAAVGPEHALLRDVGRAEYSYATDDEALAAFQELGMVEGILPALESAHAVAWAMKNRGDFNKRSVVVINLSGRGDKDVETVAKHMGVSL